A genomic stretch from Apteryx mantelli isolate bAptMan1 chromosome 28, bAptMan1.hap1, whole genome shotgun sequence includes:
- the NMT1 gene encoding glycylpeptide N-tetradecanoyltransferase 1, with translation MADDSETAVRRPPPRPQRPSAEENDHEHCSDCENEAEHGSNRGGLSPANDSGAKKKKKKPKRKKEKGGDQPDQPQDQPGKVNSLPAERIQEIQKAIELFSVGQGPAKTMEEASKRSYQFWDTQPVPKLGEVVNTHGPVEPDKDNIRQEPYTLPQGFTWDALDLGDRGVLKELYTLLNENYVEDDDNMFRFDYSPEFLLWALRPPGWLPQWHCGVRVVSSKKLVGFISAIPATIHIYDTEKKMVEINFLCVHKKLRSKRVAPVLIREITRRVHLEGIFQAVYTAGVVLPKPVGTCRYWHRSLNPRKLIEVKFSHLSRNMTMQRTMKLYRLPETPKTPGLRPMEHKDISAVHKLLTEYLKQFHLTPVMSREEVEHWFLPQENIIDTFVVESAPGEVTDFLSFYTLPSTIMNHATHKSLKAAYSFYNVHTKTPLIDLMSDALILAKSKGFDVFNALDLMENKTFLEKLKFGIGDGNLQYYLYNWKCPSMAPEKVGLVLQ, from the exons ATGGCGGACGACAGTGAGACAGCAGTGAGGCGGCCACCGCCGAGGCCTCAGCGGCCGTCCGCGGAGGAGAATGACCACGAGCACTGCAGCGACTGTGAGAACGAGGCAGAGCACGGCTCCAACCGGGG TGGCTTGAGTCCAGCGAACGACAGCGgagccaaaaagaagaaaaagaaaccgaaacggaagaaagagaaaggaggggaTCAACCTGACCAGCCTCAGGACCAGCCAGGAAAG GTGAACTCTTTACCGGCTGAGAGGATCCAGGAGATTCAAAAAGCCATCGAGCTCTTCTCTGTAGGTCAGGGACCTGCCAAAACCATGGAGGAAGCCAGCAAGCGGAGCTACCAGTTCTGGGACACGCAGCCAGTGCCCAAGCTAG GAGAAGTGGTGAACACCCACGGTCCCGTAGAACCAGACAAAGACAATATCCGTCAGGAGCCATACACCTTGCCCCAGGGCTTCACCTGGGATGCCCTGGACCTTGGAGATAGAGGCGTG CTGAAAGAGCTGTACACGCTTCTGAACGAGAACTACGTGGAAGACGATGACAACATGTTCCGGTTCGATTACTCTCCCGAGTTCCTGCTGTG GGCACTGCGTCCTCCAGGCTGGTTGCCCCAGTGGCACTGTGGTGTCAGAGTTGTCTCCAGCAAGAAGCTGGTTGGATTTATCAGCGCGATTCCAGCCACTATCCACATCTATGACAC AGAGAAGAAGATGGTGGAGATAAATTTCCTGTGTGTCCACAAAAAGTTGCGCTCCAAACGAGTGGCTCCGGTTCTGATCCGTGAGATCACACGGCGGGTTCATCTGGAGGGGATCTTTCAGGCTGTTTACACTGCGGGAGTGGTGCTGCCAAAGCCTGTGGGGACTTGCAG GTACTGGCACCGGTCCCTGAATCCTCGGAAACTCATCGAAGTCAAATTTTCCCACCTGAGCAGGAACATGACTATGCAACGTACCATGAAGCTTTATCGGCTGCCAGAG ACTCCCAAGACTCCCGGCTTGCGGCCAATGGAGCATAAAGATATTTCTGCAGTGCACAAGCTCTTGACCGAATACCTGAAGCAGTTCCACCTGACGCCCGTCATGAGCCGAGAGGAGGTGGAGCACTGGTTCTTACCTCAGGAGAACATCATCGACACCTTTGTGGTAGAG AGCGCCCCTGGGGAGGTGACAGACTTCCTGAGCTTCTACACACTGCCCTCCACCATCATGAACCACGCGACTCACAAGAGTCTGAAAGCTGCTTACTCCTTCTACAACGTTCACACCAAGACGCCTCTCATCGACCTCATGAGCGATGCTCTCATACTTGCCAAGTCG AAAGGATTCGACGTGTTCAATGCACTGGATCTCATGGAAAACAAAACCTTCCTGGAGAAGCTGAAGTTTGGGATTGGGGACGGGAACCTGCAGTATTACCTGTACAATTGGAAGTGTCCCAGCATGGCACCAGAGAAG GTAGGACTGGTGTTGCAGTAA